In a single window of the Streptacidiphilus sp. P02-A3a genome:
- the nhaA gene encoding Na+/H+ antiporter NhaA yields MSDSSPSRRQFLGRLPLPERAFLADALRAETVGGVLLLIAAVAALVWANVWPGSYHQVLDFAVGPSAPLHLHLTLESWANDGLLTVFFFVAGIELKRELVAGELRDPKAAALPVVAAVCGVALPAIVYTVVNSGAGGHASGWAIPTATDIAFALGVLAVVGTNLPSALRAFLLTLAVVDDLIAILIIAIFYSHGIKLWALGLALLGLVLFYALQRLRIRSWYLYLPLAVVTWALMHESGIHATVAGVAMGLLLRCTLDPGERQSPAEHVEHLVRPFSAGFCVPVFALFAAGVVITPGSLGQVFTEAAPLGVVLGLLLGKSLGVFGGSWLAARFTRAELNPELAWADLFAVSVLSGIGFTVSLLISDLAFDSEPELAREAKSAVLVGSLACALAASVLLRLRDRRYRQLCAEEERDSAA; encoded by the coding sequence GTGAGCGACAGCAGTCCGTCCCGCCGCCAGTTCCTCGGCCGCCTGCCGCTGCCCGAGCGCGCCTTCCTCGCCGACGCCCTGCGCGCCGAGACCGTCGGCGGGGTGCTGCTGCTGATCGCCGCCGTCGCGGCACTCGTCTGGGCGAACGTCTGGCCGGGCAGCTACCACCAGGTGCTGGACTTCGCCGTCGGCCCGTCGGCGCCGCTGCACCTGCACCTCACGCTGGAGTCCTGGGCCAACGACGGGCTGCTCACCGTCTTCTTCTTCGTGGCCGGGATCGAGCTCAAGCGCGAGCTGGTCGCGGGCGAGCTGCGGGACCCGAAGGCCGCCGCGCTGCCGGTGGTCGCCGCCGTCTGCGGGGTCGCCCTGCCCGCGATCGTCTACACCGTGGTCAACAGCGGCGCGGGCGGGCACGCGTCGGGCTGGGCCATCCCCACCGCCACCGACATCGCCTTCGCGCTCGGGGTGCTGGCGGTGGTCGGCACCAACCTGCCCTCGGCGCTGCGGGCCTTCCTGCTGACCCTGGCCGTGGTGGACGACCTGATCGCGATCCTGATCATCGCGATCTTCTACAGCCACGGGATCAAGCTCTGGGCCCTGGGGCTGGCGCTGCTCGGGCTGGTGCTGTTCTACGCGCTCCAGCGGCTGCGGATCCGCAGCTGGTACCTGTACCTGCCGCTGGCCGTGGTGACCTGGGCGCTGATGCACGAGAGCGGGATCCACGCGACCGTCGCCGGGGTGGCCATGGGCCTGCTGCTGCGCTGCACGCTGGACCCGGGCGAGCGACAGTCCCCCGCCGAACACGTCGAACACCTGGTGAGGCCGTTCTCGGCGGGCTTCTGCGTACCGGTGTTCGCGTTGTTCGCGGCCGGAGTGGTGATTACCCCCGGGTCGCTCGGGCAGGTGTTCACCGAAGCCGCGCCGCTGGGCGTGGTGCTGGGGCTGCTGCTGGGCAAGTCCCTCGGGGTCTTCGGCGGCAGCTGGCTGGCCGCCCGCTTCACCCGCGCCGAGCTCAACCCGGAGCTGGCCTGGGCCGACCTGTTCGCGGTCTCGGTGCTTTCCGGCATCGGCTTCACCGTCTCACTGCTGATCTCCGATCTGGCGTTCGACAGCGAACCGGAGTTGGCCCGGGAGGCCAAGTCCGCCGTACTGGTGGGCTCACTGGCCTGCGCGCTGGCCGCCTCGGTACTGCTGCGGCTGCGCGACCGGCGTTACCGGCAGCTGTGCGCCGAGGAGGAGCGGGACTCGGCGGCCTGA
- the acs gene encoding acetate--CoA ligase: MSSNESLANLLKEERRFAPPAELAAAANVNADAYAAANEDRLAFWATQAQRLSWAKEPTETLDWSNAPFAKWFADGELNVAYNCVDRHVEAGNGDRVAIHFEGEPGDSRAITYAELKDEVSRAANALAELGVVKGDRVAIYLPMIPEAAVAMLACARIGAAHSVVFGGFSAEAVASRVQDADAKLIITADGGYRRGKPTALKPAIDEAVLSCPTVEHVLVVRRTGQETAWNDSLDVWWDEITARQSTEHVAQPHNAEHPLFILYTSGTTGKPKGILHTTGGYLTQASYTHNAVFDLKPATDVYWCTADIGWVTGHSYIVYGPLSNGATQVMYEGTPDTPHQGRFWEIIQKYKVTILYTAPTAIRTFMKWGDDIPAKFDLSSLRILGSVGEPINPEAWIWYREHIGAGRTPIVDTWWQTETGAVMISPLPGVTATKPGSAQTPLPGISATVVDDEGHEVPNGGGGYLVLTEPWPSMLRTIWGDDQRYLDTYWSRFGAGHDTSESKWTYFAGDGAKKDDDGDIWLLGRVDDVMLVSGHNISTTEVESALVSHPQVAEAAVVGAADATTGQAIAAFVILRGTSHESADLVVDLRNHVAKVLGPIAKPKIVKVVTELPKTRSGKIMRRLLRDIAEGRAVGDTTTLADSSVMDLIQSQLPGGTSQD; this comes from the coding sequence TTGAGCAGCAATGAGAGCCTGGCCAACCTGCTCAAGGAAGAGCGTCGATTCGCCCCGCCTGCTGAGCTCGCCGCCGCCGCCAATGTCAACGCCGACGCCTACGCGGCGGCAAACGAGGACCGGCTCGCCTTCTGGGCCACCCAGGCGCAGCGTCTGAGTTGGGCGAAGGAGCCTACGGAGACGCTTGACTGGTCGAATGCTCCGTTCGCCAAGTGGTTTGCCGATGGTGAGCTCAATGTGGCCTACAACTGCGTGGACCGGCATGTGGAGGCCGGGAATGGCGACCGGGTGGCGATCCACTTCGAGGGTGAGCCCGGTGACAGTCGGGCCATCACCTATGCCGAGCTCAAGGACGAGGTGTCCCGGGCGGCGAACGCGCTGGCCGAGTTGGGTGTGGTCAAGGGTGACCGGGTCGCGATCTACCTGCCGATGATCCCCGAGGCGGCCGTGGCGATGCTCGCCTGTGCCCGGATCGGGGCCGCGCACTCCGTGGTCTTCGGCGGCTTCTCCGCCGAGGCCGTCGCCTCCCGCGTGCAGGACGCCGACGCGAAGCTGATCATCACCGCTGACGGCGGCTACCGGCGTGGCAAGCCGACCGCGCTCAAGCCCGCCATCGACGAGGCCGTGCTCAGCTGCCCGACCGTCGAGCACGTGCTGGTGGTCCGCCGTACCGGCCAGGAGACCGCCTGGAACGACAGCCTGGACGTGTGGTGGGACGAGATCACCGCCCGGCAGTCGACCGAGCACGTGGCCCAGCCGCACAACGCCGAGCACCCGCTGTTCATCCTCTACACCAGCGGCACCACGGGTAAGCCCAAGGGGATCCTGCACACCACCGGTGGCTACCTGACCCAGGCCAGCTACACCCACAACGCGGTCTTCGACCTGAAGCCGGCCACCGACGTGTACTGGTGCACCGCTGACATCGGCTGGGTCACCGGGCACTCCTACATCGTCTACGGGCCGCTGTCCAACGGTGCCACCCAGGTCATGTACGAGGGCACTCCGGACACCCCGCACCAGGGGCGCTTCTGGGAGATCATCCAGAAGTACAAGGTGACCATCCTCTACACCGCGCCGACCGCCATCCGCACGTTCATGAAGTGGGGCGACGACATCCCGGCGAAGTTCGACCTGTCCTCGCTGCGGATCCTGGGCAGCGTCGGCGAGCCGATCAACCCCGAGGCCTGGATCTGGTACCGCGAGCACATCGGCGCGGGCAGGACCCCGATCGTGGACACCTGGTGGCAGACCGAGACCGGTGCCGTCATGATCAGCCCGCTGCCGGGCGTCACCGCCACCAAGCCCGGCTCGGCGCAGACCCCGCTGCCCGGCATCTCGGCGACCGTGGTCGACGACGAGGGCCACGAGGTGCCGAACGGCGGTGGCGGCTACCTGGTGCTGACCGAGCCGTGGCCGTCGATGCTGCGCACCATCTGGGGCGACGACCAGCGCTACCTGGACACCTACTGGTCCCGCTTCGGCGCGGGTCACGACACCTCCGAGAGCAAGTGGACCTACTTCGCCGGTGACGGCGCCAAGAAGGACGACGACGGCGACATCTGGCTGCTCGGCCGGGTGGACGACGTGATGCTGGTCTCCGGCCACAACATCTCCACCACCGAGGTCGAGTCGGCGCTGGTGTCCCACCCGCAGGTCGCCGAGGCGGCCGTGGTGGGCGCCGCCGACGCCACCACCGGCCAGGCCATCGCCGCCTTCGTGATCCTGCGCGGGACCTCGCACGAGAGCGCGGACCTGGTCGTGGACCTGCGCAACCACGTGGCCAAGGTCCTCGGCCCGATCGCCAAGCCGAAGATCGTCAAGGTGGTCACCGAACTCCCGAAGACCCGCTCCGGCAAGATCATGCGCCGCCTGCTGCGCGACATCGCCGAGGGCCGCGCCGTCGGTGACACCACCACCCTGGCCGACTCCTCCGTCATGGACCTGATCCAGAGCCAGCTCCCCGGCGGCACCAGCCAGGACTGA
- a CDS encoding carbonic anhydrase → MLSTGTAPVDHSDTSVCEQLIGGVREFQQHTAPGLRPELARLAREGQTPTQLFITCADSRLVPNVITNSGPGELFTVRNIGNLVPPPDDSVSAAVEYAVDILRVRTITVCGHSGCGAMQSLLHGAHRRDGLARTPLTRWLRHGQDSLQRARHAPARIAREEAIAGDALERLCLTNVVQQLDNLRGHHSVRRAAAAGALRLTGLYFDLAAAQTYLLSHNGRTFVPVQPHLETAA, encoded by the coding sequence ATGCTGAGCACCGGCACCGCCCCCGTCGACCACTCCGACACCTCCGTCTGCGAGCAGCTGATCGGCGGTGTCCGCGAGTTCCAGCAGCACACCGCCCCCGGGCTGCGCCCCGAACTGGCCCGGCTGGCCCGCGAGGGCCAGACCCCCACCCAGCTGTTCATCACCTGCGCCGACTCCCGACTGGTGCCCAATGTGATCACCAACAGCGGTCCCGGCGAGCTGTTCACCGTCCGCAATATCGGCAACCTGGTGCCCCCGCCGGACGACTCGGTCTCGGCCGCCGTCGAGTACGCCGTCGATATCCTCCGAGTACGCACGATCACTGTCTGCGGCCACTCCGGCTGCGGCGCGATGCAGTCGCTGCTGCACGGCGCGCACCGGCGGGACGGGTTGGCGCGCACTCCGCTGACCCGCTGGCTGCGGCACGGCCAGGACTCGTTGCAGCGGGCGCGGCACGCTCCGGCCCGGATCGCCCGGGAGGAGGCGATCGCCGGGGACGCGCTGGAGCGGCTGTGCCTGACCAATGTCGTGCAGCAGCTGGACAACCTCCGCGGCCACCACTCGGTCCGGCGCGCGGCCGCGGCCGGGGCGCTCCGGCTGACAGGTCTGTACTTCGACCTCGCCGCGGCCCAGACATACCTGCTGTCGCACAACGGGCGTACCTTCGTTCCTGTCCAGCCACACTTGGAGACAGCCGCCTGA
- a CDS encoding ATP-binding protein has translation MKIAFVGKGGSGKTTLTSLLVRHLAATGAPVIAVDADINQHLGTTLGLTEAQSAALPSMGAQLPQIKEYLRGGNPRIADAASMIKTTPPGSGSRLLRIPEDNPVFALCAREFTIDGAPLRLMATGAFTEEDLGVACYHSKVGAVELCLNHLVDGPGEYLLVDMTAGSDSFASGLFTRFDLTFLVAEPTRKGVSVYRQYQEYAADYGVNLRVVGNKVQHPDDVAYLRENVGDDLIGVLGQSDWVRRAEQGRAPRLAELEPDNLATLRLLHEAVDASHHRRDWARYTQQMVTFHLRNAQSWGNAKTGTDLAGQVDPGFVLHENLGENLGEDLHENLGEDPRTDARAAESRAGASLTV, from the coding sequence ATGAAGATCGCTTTTGTCGGCAAGGGCGGCAGCGGCAAGACCACCCTCACCTCGCTCCTGGTCCGCCACCTGGCCGCCACCGGGGCCCCGGTGATCGCCGTGGACGCCGACATCAACCAGCACCTGGGGACGACGCTCGGGCTGACGGAGGCGCAGTCCGCCGCGCTGCCCTCGATGGGGGCGCAGCTGCCGCAGATCAAGGAGTACCTGCGCGGCGGGAACCCGCGCATCGCCGACGCCGCGTCGATGATCAAGACGACCCCGCCCGGCAGCGGTTCGCGGCTGCTGCGGATCCCCGAGGACAACCCCGTCTTCGCGCTGTGCGCGCGGGAGTTCACCATCGACGGGGCACCGCTGCGGCTGATGGCGACCGGCGCCTTCACCGAGGAGGACCTGGGGGTGGCCTGCTACCACTCCAAGGTCGGCGCGGTCGAACTCTGCCTGAACCACCTGGTGGACGGCCCGGGCGAGTACCTGCTGGTGGACATGACGGCCGGTTCGGACTCCTTCGCCTCCGGCCTGTTCACCCGCTTCGACCTGACCTTCCTGGTCGCCGAGCCCACCCGCAAGGGCGTCTCGGTCTACCGCCAGTACCAGGAGTACGCGGCGGACTACGGGGTGAACCTGCGGGTGGTCGGCAACAAGGTGCAGCACCCGGACGACGTCGCCTACCTGCGTGAGAACGTCGGCGACGACCTGATCGGGGTGCTCGGCCAGTCCGACTGGGTGCGCCGGGCCGAGCAGGGGCGGGCGCCCCGGCTGGCCGAGCTCGAACCGGACAACCTGGCCACGCTGCGGCTGCTGCACGAGGCCGTCGACGCCTCCCACCACCGGCGGGACTGGGCCCGCTACACCCAGCAGATGGTGACCTTCCACCTGCGCAACGCCCAGAGCTGGGGTAACGCCAAGACCGGCACCGACCTGGCGGGGCAGGTCGACCCCGGCTTCGTGCTGCACGAGAATCTGGGCGAGAACCTGGGCGAGGACCTGCACGAGAACCTGGGCGAGGACCCGCGCACGGACGCCCGGGCGGCGGAGAGCCGGGCGGGGGCGTCGCTGACGGTCTGA
- a CDS encoding oxidoreductase: MSTPSVDPLEPLAQLPGVPEAVAEARRAVDRLYGHRVMRRRAAEVTSESALRGARASAALDGADWPLEEVRRRTDFGGDPQARTVGGALRLNAEAGQLLGTWRHSPLQVLARLHLLAAGDLDPAAGRPRQGGEQPTELFGATLPAAEGIGAPDAAPVSAPAAKYELPPAPGADEAAARLDALAQLLAARGGKKHPNERTAPALVVAAVVHGELMTLRPFGSHNGLVARAAQRVVLIAEGLDPQAICPVEVGLAELGTDAYRNALGGYASGGAEGMALWLGHCAAALRLGVRESTAVCEAMQRGMV, translated from the coding sequence GTGAGCACTCCTTCCGTGGACCCCCTAGAACCACTCGCGCAGCTGCCCGGCGTCCCCGAGGCGGTCGCCGAGGCCCGCCGCGCGGTGGACCGCCTCTACGGCCACCGGGTGATGCGCCGCCGGGCCGCCGAGGTGACCTCGGAGTCGGCGCTGCGCGGAGCGCGGGCCTCCGCCGCCCTGGACGGCGCGGACTGGCCGCTGGAGGAGGTCCGCCGGCGCACCGACTTCGGCGGCGACCCGCAGGCCCGCACCGTCGGCGGGGCGCTGCGGCTGAACGCCGAGGCCGGGCAACTACTCGGCACCTGGCGGCACTCGCCGCTGCAGGTGCTCGCCCGGCTGCACCTGCTCGCCGCCGGGGACCTGGATCCCGCGGCCGGACGCCCGCGCCAGGGCGGCGAACAGCCGACCGAGCTCTTCGGGGCGACCCTGCCGGCCGCCGAGGGCATCGGCGCCCCGGACGCCGCGCCCGTCTCCGCGCCCGCCGCGAAGTACGAGCTGCCGCCCGCGCCCGGCGCCGACGAGGCCGCCGCGCGGCTGGACGCGCTCGCCCAGCTGCTGGCCGCCAGGGGCGGCAAGAAGCACCCCAACGAGCGCACCGCCCCGGCACTGGTGGTGGCCGCGGTGGTGCACGGCGAGCTGATGACGCTGCGGCCCTTCGGCAGCCACAACGGCCTGGTGGCGCGCGCGGCGCAGCGGGTCGTGCTGATCGCCGAGGGCCTCGACCCGCAGGCCATCTGCCCGGTGGAGGTCGGCCTGGCGGAGTTGGGCACGGACGCCTACCGCAACGCGCTCGGCGGCTACGCCTCCGGTGGCGCCGAGGGCATGGCGCTGTGGCTCGGGCACTGCGCGGCGGCGCTGCGGCTGGGCGTGCGGGAGAGCACGGCGGTCTGCGAGGCGATGCAGCGCGGCATGGTCTGA